Proteins from one Syngnathoides biaculeatus isolate LvHL_M chromosome 8, ASM1980259v1, whole genome shotgun sequence genomic window:
- the lhx1a gene encoding LIM/homeobox protein Lhx1 isoform X3 — protein sequence MNDVGRMGMWSGSSLRRRFGTKCGGCSQGISPNDLVRRARSKVFHLNCFTCMVCNKQLSTGEELFIIDENKFVCKDDFTSNSSVKDTNLISVTACSEPSLSPDSQDPLQDDVVLKETEITALSDKETVNNENDDQNLGGKRRGPRTTIKAKQLETLKAAFAATPKPTRHIREQLAQETGLNMRVIQVWFQNRRSKERRMKQLSAMGARRHAFFRSPRRMRTLVDRLEPGELISNGPFCYYGDYQSEYYGPGGNYDFFPQGPPSSQAQTPVDLPFVPSSGPTGTPLGGLDHPLPEHHPSSDVQRFSDIMCHHAGDSPSPEPGIPGTLHNISSEVFGPSPPFTPVSLNSSGYNNHFSHPPTEINEATVW from the exons ATGAATGACGTCGGAAGGATGGGAATGTGGTCGGGTTCGAGTCTCCGGAG GCGTTTTGGCACCAAATGTGGCGGGTGTTCGCAGGGCATCTCTCCGAACGACTTGGTCCGGAGGGCTCGGAGCAAAGTGTTTCATCTCAACTGCTTCACGTGCATGGTGTGTAATAAGCAGCTCTCGACCGGCGAAGAGCTCTTCATCATAGATGAAAACAAATTCGTTTGCAAAGACGATTTCACGAGCAACAGCAGTGTTAAAGACACAAACCTCATTTCAG tAACGGCATGTAGCGAACCGAGTTTATCCCCGGATTCCCAAGACCCCCTCCAGGACGACGTGGTCCTAAAGGAAACTGAGATTACTGCCCTCTCAGATAAGGAAACTGTAAATAACGAGAACGACGACCAAAATCTGGGCGGCAAGCGGCGAGGCCCGCGGACGACTATTAAGGCCAAACAGTTGGAGACGCTGAAGGCGGCGTTTGCTGCAACCCCCAAACCTACCAGACACATCAGGGAGCAACTGGCACAGGAGACAGGCCTCAACATGAGGGTTATCCAG GTTTGGTTCCAGAACCGCCGTTCCAAAGAGAGGCGTATGAAGCAATTGAGTGCAATGGGAGCCCGCAGGCATGCTTTTTTCAGGAGCCCAAGGCGGATGAGGACGCTGGTTGACCGCCTGGAACCCGGGGAGCTCATTTCAAACGGACCTTTCTGTTATTACGGAG ATTATCAAAGTGAATATTATGGTCCTGGAGGGAACTATGATTTCTTTCCTCAGGGGCCACCTTCATCGCAGGCCCAGACCCCAGTTGATCTCCCCTTTGTGCCCTCTTCAGGCCCCACAGGCACACCCCTTGGAGGTTTGGACCACCCCCTACCAGAACACCATCCATCCAGTGATGTACAGCGTTTCTCTGATATTATGTGTCACCATGCTGGGGACTCTCCAAGCCCAGAGCCTGGCATTCCAGGGACACTGCACAATATCTCCTCCGAGGTGTTTGGCCCAAGCCCACCCTTTACCCCAGTTTCTCTGAACAGCAGCGGATATAACAACCATTTCTCACATCCACCCACAGAAATTAATGAAGCCACTGTATGGTAG
- the lhx1a gene encoding LIM/homeobox protein Lhx1 isoform X1, whose translation MVHCAGCERPILDRFLLNVLDQAWHVKCVQCCDCKCNLTDKCFSREGRLYCKNDFFRRFGTKCGGCSQGISPNDLVRRARSKVFHLNCFTCMVCNKQLSTGEELFIIDENKFVCKDDFTSNSSVKDTNLISVTACSEPSLSPDSQDPLQDDVVLKETEITALSDKETVNNENDDQNLGGKRRGPRTTIKAKQLETLKAAFAATPKPTRHIREQLAQETGLNMRVIQVWFQNRRSKERRMKQLSAMGARRHAFFRSPRRMRTLVDRLEPGELISNGPFCYYGDYQSEYYGPGGNYDFFPQGPPSSQAQTPVDLPFVPSSGPTGTPLGGLDHPLPEHHPSSDVQRFSDIMCHHAGDSPSPEPGIPGTLHNISSEVFGPSPPFTPVSLNSSGYNNHFSHPPTEINEATVW comes from the exons ATGGTGCATTGCGCCGGGTGCGAAAGGCCTATCCTGGACCGCTTTCTGCTCAACGTCCTGGACCAAGCCTGGCACGTGAAGTGCGTCCAGTGCTGCGACTGCAAATGCAATTTGACAGATAAATGTTTTTCTCGAGAGGGGAGGCTATACtgcaaaaatgacttttttag GCGTTTTGGCACCAAATGTGGCGGGTGTTCGCAGGGCATCTCTCCGAACGACTTGGTCCGGAGGGCTCGGAGCAAAGTGTTTCATCTCAACTGCTTCACGTGCATGGTGTGTAATAAGCAGCTCTCGACCGGCGAAGAGCTCTTCATCATAGATGAAAACAAATTCGTTTGCAAAGACGATTTCACGAGCAACAGCAGTGTTAAAGACACAAACCTCATTTCAG tAACGGCATGTAGCGAACCGAGTTTATCCCCGGATTCCCAAGACCCCCTCCAGGACGACGTGGTCCTAAAGGAAACTGAGATTACTGCCCTCTCAGATAAGGAAACTGTAAATAACGAGAACGACGACCAAAATCTGGGCGGCAAGCGGCGAGGCCCGCGGACGACTATTAAGGCCAAACAGTTGGAGACGCTGAAGGCGGCGTTTGCTGCAACCCCCAAACCTACCAGACACATCAGGGAGCAACTGGCACAGGAGACAGGCCTCAACATGAGGGTTATCCAG GTTTGGTTCCAGAACCGCCGTTCCAAAGAGAGGCGTATGAAGCAATTGAGTGCAATGGGAGCCCGCAGGCATGCTTTTTTCAGGAGCCCAAGGCGGATGAGGACGCTGGTTGACCGCCTGGAACCCGGGGAGCTCATTTCAAACGGACCTTTCTGTTATTACGGAG ATTATCAAAGTGAATATTATGGTCCTGGAGGGAACTATGATTTCTTTCCTCAGGGGCCACCTTCATCGCAGGCCCAGACCCCAGTTGATCTCCCCTTTGTGCCCTCTTCAGGCCCCACAGGCACACCCCTTGGAGGTTTGGACCACCCCCTACCAGAACACCATCCATCCAGTGATGTACAGCGTTTCTCTGATATTATGTGTCACCATGCTGGGGACTCTCCAAGCCCAGAGCCTGGCATTCCAGGGACACTGCACAATATCTCCTCCGAGGTGTTTGGCCCAAGCCCACCCTTTACCCCAGTTTCTCTGAACAGCAGCGGATATAACAACCATTTCTCACATCCACCCACAGAAATTAATGAAGCCACTGTATGGTAG
- the lhx1a gene encoding LIM/homeobox protein Lhx1 isoform X4 has product MLPRQCTLNCFQLRFGTKCGGCSQGISPNDLVRRARSKVFHLNCFTCMVCNKQLSTGEELFIIDENKFVCKDDFTSNSSVKDTNLISVTACSEPSLSPDSQDPLQDDVVLKETEITALSDKETVNNENDDQNLGGKRRGPRTTIKAKQLETLKAAFAATPKPTRHIREQLAQETGLNMRVIQVWFQNRRSKERRMKQLSAMGARRHAFFRSPRRMRTLVDRLEPGELISNGPFCYYGDYQSEYYGPGGNYDFFPQGPPSSQAQTPVDLPFVPSSGPTGTPLGGLDHPLPEHHPSSDVQRFSDIMCHHAGDSPSPEPGIPGTLHNISSEVFGPSPPFTPVSLNSSGYNNHFSHPPTEINEATVW; this is encoded by the exons ATGCTCCCACGCCAGTGTACATTGAATTGTTTTCAGCT GCGTTTTGGCACCAAATGTGGCGGGTGTTCGCAGGGCATCTCTCCGAACGACTTGGTCCGGAGGGCTCGGAGCAAAGTGTTTCATCTCAACTGCTTCACGTGCATGGTGTGTAATAAGCAGCTCTCGACCGGCGAAGAGCTCTTCATCATAGATGAAAACAAATTCGTTTGCAAAGACGATTTCACGAGCAACAGCAGTGTTAAAGACACAAACCTCATTTCAG tAACGGCATGTAGCGAACCGAGTTTATCCCCGGATTCCCAAGACCCCCTCCAGGACGACGTGGTCCTAAAGGAAACTGAGATTACTGCCCTCTCAGATAAGGAAACTGTAAATAACGAGAACGACGACCAAAATCTGGGCGGCAAGCGGCGAGGCCCGCGGACGACTATTAAGGCCAAACAGTTGGAGACGCTGAAGGCGGCGTTTGCTGCAACCCCCAAACCTACCAGACACATCAGGGAGCAACTGGCACAGGAGACAGGCCTCAACATGAGGGTTATCCAG GTTTGGTTCCAGAACCGCCGTTCCAAAGAGAGGCGTATGAAGCAATTGAGTGCAATGGGAGCCCGCAGGCATGCTTTTTTCAGGAGCCCAAGGCGGATGAGGACGCTGGTTGACCGCCTGGAACCCGGGGAGCTCATTTCAAACGGACCTTTCTGTTATTACGGAG ATTATCAAAGTGAATATTATGGTCCTGGAGGGAACTATGATTTCTTTCCTCAGGGGCCACCTTCATCGCAGGCCCAGACCCCAGTTGATCTCCCCTTTGTGCCCTCTTCAGGCCCCACAGGCACACCCCTTGGAGGTTTGGACCACCCCCTACCAGAACACCATCCATCCAGTGATGTACAGCGTTTCTCTGATATTATGTGTCACCATGCTGGGGACTCTCCAAGCCCAGAGCCTGGCATTCCAGGGACACTGCACAATATCTCCTCCGAGGTGTTTGGCCCAAGCCCACCCTTTACCCCAGTTTCTCTGAACAGCAGCGGATATAACAACCATTTCTCACATCCACCCACAGAAATTAATGAAGCCACTGTATGGTAG
- the lhx1a gene encoding LIM/homeobox protein Lhx1 isoform X2 — protein sequence MVHCAGCERPILDRFLLNVLDQAWHVKCVQCCDCKCNLTDKCFSREGRLYCKNDFFRRFGTKCGGCSQGISPNDLVRRARSKVFHLNCFTCMVCNKQLSTGEELFIIDENKFVCKDDFTSNSSVKDTNLISVTACSEPSLSPDSQDPLQDDVVLKETEITALSDKETVNNENDDQNLGGKRRGPRTTIKAKQLETLKAAFAATPKPTRHIREQLAQETGLNMRVIQVWFQNRRSKERRMKQLSAMGARRHAFFRSPRRMRTLVDRLEPGELISNGPFCYYGGPTGTPLGGLDHPLPEHHPSSDVQRFSDIMCHHAGDSPSPEPGIPGTLHNISSEVFGPSPPFTPVSLNSSGYNNHFSHPPTEINEATVW from the exons ATGGTGCATTGCGCCGGGTGCGAAAGGCCTATCCTGGACCGCTTTCTGCTCAACGTCCTGGACCAAGCCTGGCACGTGAAGTGCGTCCAGTGCTGCGACTGCAAATGCAATTTGACAGATAAATGTTTTTCTCGAGAGGGGAGGCTATACtgcaaaaatgacttttttag GCGTTTTGGCACCAAATGTGGCGGGTGTTCGCAGGGCATCTCTCCGAACGACTTGGTCCGGAGGGCTCGGAGCAAAGTGTTTCATCTCAACTGCTTCACGTGCATGGTGTGTAATAAGCAGCTCTCGACCGGCGAAGAGCTCTTCATCATAGATGAAAACAAATTCGTTTGCAAAGACGATTTCACGAGCAACAGCAGTGTTAAAGACACAAACCTCATTTCAG tAACGGCATGTAGCGAACCGAGTTTATCCCCGGATTCCCAAGACCCCCTCCAGGACGACGTGGTCCTAAAGGAAACTGAGATTACTGCCCTCTCAGATAAGGAAACTGTAAATAACGAGAACGACGACCAAAATCTGGGCGGCAAGCGGCGAGGCCCGCGGACGACTATTAAGGCCAAACAGTTGGAGACGCTGAAGGCGGCGTTTGCTGCAACCCCCAAACCTACCAGACACATCAGGGAGCAACTGGCACAGGAGACAGGCCTCAACATGAGGGTTATCCAG GTTTGGTTCCAGAACCGCCGTTCCAAAGAGAGGCGTATGAAGCAATTGAGTGCAATGGGAGCCCGCAGGCATGCTTTTTTCAGGAGCCCAAGGCGGATGAGGACGCTGGTTGACCGCCTGGAACCCGGGGAGCTCATTTCAAACGGACCTTTCTGTTATTACGGAG GCCCCACAGGCACACCCCTTGGAGGTTTGGACCACCCCCTACCAGAACACCATCCATCCAGTGATGTACAGCGTTTCTCTGATATTATGTGTCACCATGCTGGGGACTCTCCAAGCCCAGAGCCTGGCATTCCAGGGACACTGCACAATATCTCCTCCGAGGTGTTTGGCCCAAGCCCACCCTTTACCCCAGTTTCTCTGAACAGCAGCGGATATAACAACCATTTCTCACATCCACCCACAGAAATTAATGAAGCCACTGTATGGTAG